From a region of the Dickeya poaceiphila genome:
- a CDS encoding co-chaperone GroES, which translates to MKIRPLHDRVIVKRKEVESKSAGGIVLTGSAAGKSTRGEVLAVGHGRILENGEVKPLDVKVGDIVIFNDGYGVKTEKIDNEEVLIMSESDILAIVEA; encoded by the coding sequence ATGAAAATTCGTCCATTGCATGACCGCGTAATCGTCAAGCGCAAAGAAGTTGAGTCAAAATCTGCTGGCGGCATCGTTCTGACCGGTTCTGCAGCGGGTAAATCCACCCGTGGTGAAGTCCTGGCTGTTGGCCATGGTCGCATCCTGGAAAACGGTGAAGTGAAACCGCTGGACGTGAAAGTAGGCGATATCGTCATTTTCAATGATGGCTATGGCGTGAAGACGGAGAAGATCGACAACGAAGAGGTGTTGATCATGTCTGAAAGCGACATTCTGGCGATTGTTGAAGCCTAA